The Halorubrum sp. BV1 nucleotide sequence ACAGTGGGGTCTAGAGACCCGGTTATTCGCGGCGTAGGGTTCCGGATTCATAGGTCTGGGAGGAAGTCGCTGCGTTGCTCTGCCTGTTCTCGGTCGGACCGCCGATCGTAGTGCCGACTCAGAATGTCCTCGCTCGCGTTCAGCCGATCCTCGACGATGCGACGCGGAACGTCCTCCCGCCGGTAGTAGGTCACCCGCCCACTCCGCACGTCGTGAGGAGATCGCGACGACGGGCACTTGCTCGCGTGGTCGATGTTCGTCGCCTCACACGAGTCGATATCCCGATCGTGGGGACAACCCTCATCGCGCCAGCAGGGACGAGTCACCCGATAGAGCGTTTTCCGAAACGTGTTGCCCGCCGGTCGACCGTACCGCGTCGTGATCAGCGGGTTCCGGTCGTACTCGTCGGTCACATCGTCGCGGTGATACTCGACGTAGTCCTCGATGTACCGAGCGGTTTTCTGACTGATTCGATTCCAGCGAGTCCCCGACTCGTGGTTCTTGAGAGGAGTTCCCGTCTCCGGACGGTGAACATAGTGGACGGCGGGACCAGAGAAACGAGGATGCGTTCCGTCGAGGTCGCAATCTTCGAGGTCGAGACCACGGACCGCGCCGCTCCGTGCACCCGTCTCCCACAGTA carries:
- a CDS encoding site-specific integrase, giving the protein MSDDLEPISPVDAIEMFHSAMEDEHSESTRRSEYHRLRSFIQFCDEEGIENLNEVSGRDLYQYRTWRREGKGDGRDPIKLVTLKSQLATLRRFLRFAGDIDAVDPELYEQLSLPTMKNGEDVSETTLKPERVIEILDYLENAQPASRDHIVLLLLWETGARSGAVRGLDLEDCDLDGTHPRFSGPAVHYVHRPETGTPLKNHESGTRWNRISQKTARYIEDYVEYHRDDVTDEYDRNPLITTRYGRPAGNTFRKTLYRVTRPCWRDEGCPHDRDIDSCEATNIDHASKCPSSRSPHDVRSGRVTYYRREDVPRRIVEDRLNASEDILSRHYDRRSDREQAEQRSDFLPDL